The following coding sequences lie in one Miscanthus floridulus cultivar M001 chromosome 9, ASM1932011v1, whole genome shotgun sequence genomic window:
- the LOC136482893 gene encoding uncharacterized protein, translating to MADRGWMYSGWKRGRPTNEWVEKTNEFLDRAYSIPELVESDTIKCPCAMCRNYFRHKRPKIELHLCHNGYKENYQTWTSHGERRENHEHALLGGPVQYRWMYPFERSNVHSVRNKTPRYDDAGSTSVRDCGIELFEHIGRCFISLGFRDLTIEQSKAAALYILTNIPEMDDFFKEFDNEQWKGRSQPSARDISNLRLNGWKGTRGRNRGPNFFDWFKNICAIRSSVHNVLRQISYGFRKRVSSYGCYDVNGYRFRSEKYESKRAGLATTNSGVCVTCTDDNGNALEYFGVIEDIIKISWEGREQLDLVLFYCRWFDPTSRGVKRTENLGLVEVKHSSRLQNFEPFVLASQVTQVYYLSYASDDPSLKDWWVVYHVAPRDRLPPIDINNDSIETEGPTNDISFFQEDGLEGTFVIDLGDIELIDTLASDEITDPKELEQLEKQTVAPEQEEILESDEEGDEDDAESYDEDCYEEEDF from the exons ATGGCAGATCGTGGCTGGATGTATAGTGGTTGGAAGCGTGGTAGGCCAACGAATGAATGGGTTGAGAAAACAAATGAGTTTTTGGATCGTGCCTACTCAATCCCTGAATTAGTTGAGTCTGATACAATTAAGTGCCCTTGTGCCATGTGTCGGAATTATTTCAGGCATAAAAGGCCTAAGATAGAGTTGCATTTGTGCCACAATGGGTACAAAGAAAATTACCAAACTTGGACATCACATGGAGAGAGGCGGGAAAACCATGAACAT GCATTATTAGGAGGCCCTGTCCAATATCGATGGATGTATCCATTTGAGAG ATCTAATGTACATTCTGTTCGAAATAAAACACCTAGATATGATGATGCTGGCTCAACTTCTGTAAGGGATTGTGGCATTGAACTGTTTGAACACATTGGTAGATGCTTCATCTCACTGGGTTTTCGTGACCTCACAATAGAACAGTCAAAGGCAGCAGCCCTATACATATTAACTAACATCCCTGAAATGGATGATTTCTTCAA agaatttgataatgaACAATGGAAGGGTCGCTCACAGCCAAGTGCACGGGATATTAGTAACTTAAGATTAAATGGTTGGAAAGGCACACGTGGCAGAAATAGAGGCCCCAATTTCTTTGATTGGTTCAAAAACATA TGTGCAATCAGATCAAGTGTTCACAATGTGTTGCGTCAAATTTCATATGGGTTTCGCAAAAGGGTGTCCTCCTATGGTtgctatgatgtgaatggatatagGTTTCGGTCTGAGAAGTATGAGAGTAAGCGGGCAGGATTGGCTACAACCAATAGTGGTGTTTGTGTGACGTGTACTGATGACAATGGAAATGCTCTTGAGTACTTTGGTGTTATTGAAGACATCATTAAAATTTCATGGGAAGGCAGGGAACAACTTGATCTAGTTTTATTTTATTGCCGCTGGTTTGATCCGACTTCTAGGGGTGTTAAGCGAACTGAAAATCTTGGTCTGGTGGAAGTGAAGCATAGCTCTAGGCTTCAAAATTTTGAACCGTTTGTGTTGGCAAGTCAAGTTACACAGGTTTATTATCTATCATATGCTAGTGACGACCCTAGTTTAAAAGACTGGTGGGTAGTGTACCATGTGGCACCAAGAGATCGTTTGCCTCCAATCGACATCAACAATGATTCCATTGAAACTGAAGGGCCAACAAATGACATCTCATTTTTCCAAGaggatggattggaaggcacATTTGTGATCGATCTAGGTGACATTGAATTGATTGACACATTAGCCTCAGATGAAATAACTGATCCAAAAGAATTGGAACAGCTAGAGAAGCAAACTGTTGCTCCAGAGCAGGAAGAGATATTAGAAAGTGATGAAGAAGGCGACGAAGATGATGCTGAATCCTATGATGAAGACTGCTACGAAGAAGAGGATTTCTAA